CCACAGGCTTTGAACTCAAGAATCCGTGGTTGCGATCCGAGTTGGAACACGGGCGTGCACTTGCACTGACCTGCCCCTCCTGACCTGTTTCACACCCACACATATCCATCCTCAGAATTCAGACCACCTCTGGGCTCCGCTCCCTGACCCTCCCATTCTCAAACCCTTTTTTTCgcccaaatgaaaaaaaagtgaaggGGAGCGAGTGGAGGAGGAATATCTTTCAGGAGAAGGGAGGGTGGGTGATGAAAAGAACAAAGGTCCGTAGAGAAACAGGTGGTGAAGCAAGAAGTGATGGGCTCATACACTGACTGTTTTGGTGCAGACAGAAGTTTTGTTGTCCAGTTTGTGAGTTGGCTTTCGTTCCAGATTGAGCAAGCCGCTTCTATCATATGCTGAGTGCGTGTAATCTCTGGCTAAATTCCAGGTCACATTGAGACATTAGTCTGATTACAAATTTCCAGTGTGTGCTCAGAATGTGATTAAAATGCCTCCAGTGGGGGAAGAAATACATCAAAGATTACAAGACTACTTTAAATACAGCCCATGAGGAAACTCTGGCAATGACAAAAGTCATAATCATGCAATCCACCTTTCACTCACCAACCCACCACTCTTAGTCAACGTACAGGGGTGCTGGTCTTGCCAGTGAGAATGGTTCGAGCCTTGGCCTTGTTCATGTTGAAGTTCTTGAGGTAGGCCTCATAAATTTGCCTGGCCAGGGTCTTCTGGTCAGCCAGCTGGGGGTCCTCCACCTCCATGTCCCCCGTCACCATCTCCGCcttcagttttagcttctctgactGAGGCATCCTACCAAACCGGATGGCTGTGGAGAGGAGACAGAAGTCCAATTAAGATGGCTTTGTGGCAATATAAAACCTCTGAGGTTGCACAGATGATTCATATTGTCACACATATTACAGAAAAGGCAATGTATGGTCTGCAAGCCACCACGGTGCATtcaaagaaacacacagacactgAAGAGAGAAGTGCTTGGACTACTCCTGATCTCCTTGTGCTCACTGTGGGCAATGGCTTTTTGTCTCCATTGCTATTAGACGTGCCCTGAGAACAAGAGGCTCTTGgataatatatatgtatgataTCAGGACAAGTACaagtcttaaagggacactatgtaatttcttcccccatctagtggtgcaattttattttgcaaagttgaatgaatttgctctctagcgcctcacgttttcaaatgtgcgctgcaacttcttgaactacggcaagcggaatgtgtcaagattcaagaagctatagcttcagactcaaggtccatacaaacaaaaagaaatcaagacacacagtacaaaggattacataacacacatacaacaacactatgaatacagatgacagataacatgtcagataacataacatctcctttggtgtgcaagcaatgcaattagtcatattccgggagttaccggaagtgacgtcgacgcagcgttagcattagcctgcgttagcaataggagcattagcagcggtaaataaactcccggtaaacttacaaactttctaatacctcgttttgtgagttaagagcctatgtgtactacggcagaagtttggtaacaatcaatgcattattagtgggatcatttacgagataaaatctatttagcatttttttttttttttaactttattagtaaatcaacaaaataacagtttacaaatgtgagcataacgccaaaaagaagatatccagggggagcataggaataataataaaaagaagaagatgatgcacttacaaaaagaaagctaatgaacacaaagacatatgtgccaaggaataaaatctatttagcattagcggctgtaataagccatttggcggaaatgacgtcacaatgacgtcatttctgcttgtaggcctggtggggaaatcgcgattcgaagtgctttatgtccctctcggcacttcgtcatttttcatagaccggaaggacatggcagcctccatagagcttacctgctctatgtagatacagactagttattcttcactcaggaggataagtgagatttttgacagagatcattttacaccaatgaggactaacttatgaatgaatatgttgatttgagctaataaatgacttaatttattacatagtgtccctttaattggCTTTACACCTGCAATctcacaacagaaaaaaaatatcaaaaagaaaacacgcAGTGGCGCTTGAAAGTTCTTTGGAAATTTCACCAAATAAAATCTAATAACATCAAACCACCCTCTCTCGGGGAAGGTATCAATGGTCTTAAAGTTCTTCTATTTCTATACAATCTGCCTGACTGGGAATTAGTGTGCGAGTCCAAACCCTTGACATATGGTTTTGCAACCTTCTTTCCGGCATGATAAACACCAACAACTCTTTCACTCAGAAATCCTCGAAGCTCACGCCAAGAAGCACCTCCACCAAAACATGCGGTGACTCAAGGTGTTTCCTTGAACCAGGGCACACTCGTCTGTCACCACACTGACTGAAAAAAACCTCCCTTTATGGCACAAAGTCGATGCTCGACACTGATAAACCTGGTTTTGATTCCACCTCATCAGCTTTCAAAGTCGAAAACgttacgtcatttctaaacgtTGTTTAGTTCCTCTTGGTTTTACGAAATGAAGACCACTTGAACATTAACCGGCAGGTTTCAAGATGTATGATTTAACATGACAGTAAACGCATCTCAAATGctgaaagaataaaaataagaattaaatagaaaggaaaaaaggataagtaagagaaaaaaaaaatatgtaaatggAATCCTAAAATGCGAAATATGAGTGAAAAAAAGGATTATAAAAAGTAGGGATAATTTGAGTCAAATGTGCTTTAATAGAATGCAGGGGCAGCTATTTTTATAAGGGGATGCTGCTATCTCTCAGAGGGGCTGATCCTCTTTGACTAATAACGATGATTAGAGGTGACCCCTCTTTGACCCTACCTCACTAGTTTAACCCATTAAGACCTAATACAACATATGAGTGGGCCTATGTCCATGTTAAGAGGGTCCCTTAGGTCACAGTGGATTTAATGGGCACAAGCTGGTGCGCACATACAATACACACTCATACCTCACCGAGAACGCAACACCCAGCTGCACCCTCCCTTTATGATACCATTAAAGCATAAAGGACGCGTTAATTTCCCCATCAACTCATGAACGTGTGCGCGACTCTGAGTTAGCATACATCATGAGGGCTCATTAGATTACTGCTCACAAAGTGGAGATCATCTGAAGATGCCCAGGCAGCAGCCAGGACTAATTAAGATGTGTAGAAGTGATTGATGTTAAGCTCAGCATGAGTCCACTTCCTAAGAGCCGAGTATGAGGAGATAAGTGTGTAAGGGAGAGGGTAAAGGAGCTAAATGAGGGAGGGAGACATTCTGTTTCATCATCTGTTTCAGTGGCTGAGATGTGAGGTACTGAGCTGCTGGATTCAGGGAACTCTAGCCTCTCACCTCACCTCTCTGCGATGCAGTTTGAATTAAGGATGTAAAAgtgtaaatgtgtgaaaaactgCCGAAGCATTTCAGTGAGGAGCATCCAGTGTGGGTAGATTTAACTGTGGAATGAATTACTTACTGGTCAATACAAGCATAATTATCTGTGCTGCGGTCTTACCGTGTCAGACCTCAAAAGATCAGGTTGCACTTGTCTCAAATGACTATCCTCCTTGTCCATAGTTACATTTAGGTCAATGAAACTAAATACGCACATTGTCAGGAAGTACAGCTGACAGAAATACTACTACAGTACTGCTGAGCGTAAGGGTACCAATGTCATCAACATTTTGTCGTCAGTAAGTATTAGGAAGGCTCTGACATCAATAAGTCAACGGAGCAGGAACACAGTAATGCACCAGCGTACGCCACCACCTGCACagccacacaaacacaaatctcATCCCCAGAATTTGAATTCTGGGCAGTTTTCTATCAGAATCTGAACTTGACCCACAGTCAGCAGGCCACACTTGTCATTCACCTTCAATATTTCTGTATTCCAAATAACACAGAAAAAATAAAGCCATTCtcacagaaaaaataaatattgtcaGACATATTAGTATCACGATGGAGTTGCAACAAAAGGGCACAATATGAACCAGAGGTCATAATGTTCCTTTTAACGATTAAAGATGTCTTTTCATTTCTCCACCAAGGTGAGAGCTGTTTGTTGTCAGGATTATGGAAAAACCACCGAGCCAAACATCATGACACCTGGTAAAGAGGTAGCGCATGGCCAGAGAAAGAAGCTGCTGCATGCTGTGACCTGGTTTGATATCTGTACAGCTTGTGGCAGAGGACGCCCTCTCCGAGTGTTCCTCTAGTTCTCAAACAGATGTATTGTAACACAACACTGTAACACTGACCAGGATGCTGCTCAACATGTTACAGCTTCAGTTTTGAGTTGAGAATAAATGGAGGAACAGCAATGACTGCTGTAAACACggggtaataataataaacagagCAGACATCCAGTTTTAGACGCTGTGAATCATCCTCAACTCTTTCTTGATTATCAGAGCTAAAGCAGACTATGACTGAGCTCCAAGCTGGAAGGAACACAATCAGATTGGCAGACCCTGaaagacgtgtgtgtgtgtctgtagcGGACTGAACTGCTCTGTTTCTGAATAAGGAAAACAGGGGCAGTCCAAATGTTTTATTAGATATGTTTTGGGGAGAGCATATAGTTGCTTGGACTAGTCATGAACAGGTGACTTGCCATGACATGCAACTCTCCGCCCAACTGTGAGGTTAGATTTTTCTAGTGGTACGACTTGTGTGCATACATGCCTGTTCAAGCTTTCATGGCCAGAGCACAACAGTACCACCCAGTTGTGTGTCTGTtcgtgaataaaaaaaaacaaaaccaaaaaaaacactgtggatgtttgtgtgtgtccacGCTGACACACTCTGCAGGACTCACCGTTGTGGGACATGCCCACTGCCAGGCACTTCTGGAAGCGGCAGTATTGGCACTTGTTGCGGttctttttttggattttgcagcGGCGTTCGCACTTGTCATACTCCAGCTTCAGACGGATAGTCCGCCGAAAAAAACCCTGGAGGAATGAGTGAAGCGAATGATTATTTCCATTTGTATGTCTGACAAACAATATAAACTTTTGACCAGATTAATCTTGTGAAAAAGTCAAACCCTCTCTGAAAAAGCTAAAACAACCAGAAACAGAGTACAGCAAAGACATTTACACAAGTAACCATTGACTCAATATATTCATTCACATAGGAAGGGCGAGTTACAATGTCAGGCACATTGTTTCAGTATTTGGATTGTCCCTGCTTGAAGAaccttgaaaaagaaaaaagaaagaaacttctATCTTAGTGAGGaacaaaaagataaaataacatGTTTTTGTTTGGCTGGAGGGTGGAAAATGACTAATGACCTCCACCAAGGTATTGTAGGTGCAGGATTAGTCAAAAGGTTATTGATGggatttgcacaaaaaaattTCGCCTGAGGTAAAGTGATTAACTTTTGACATCTTTTCCATCTTGAACTGCTCTCAATTAGTCATACTAAAGAGAAAATGTCAGTTTTATCCTAAAGAATCAGCCGGTGAGCCAAAACTCATACAGGCGCTCGCACACAGAGTGAAAGACCCCTTAAGGGTCACACGGGGGAGTGTTACACAGGATCCCGCTGCTATGTAACAAGCACGTGAGCACATGCTGTCTGCACTAACCCTTCGTCTGATGTGTACATGCACACAGACATAAAACAAGGACAACCGGACGGTATTTCAGCTTTGCCCAACTGGGCATCTCGCCAACATTgcttgtgtccgctgccataaATTGTCAGTGTACTTGCATAACAGGCTTCACACACCTACTGTTACTGTGCAACATGGATAGCATGTACATGTAAGCGTGCGCAGTCATTTggcacgcaaaaaaaaaaaaaaaagtttttcataCAAGCGTCTTTCTGTAAGTCAAAGCATCATTAGCTTATGAGTGGCAGGCATAAAAACAATGAGGGTCAGAAGAAAGATTTGCTTTCTCTGTTGGATAAATTCGACATACCATGTCGAGAGTAAAGTCAAAATATTGGTAATAAATTTGAAATTTCTAAATGAAGGttgaaatctttcaaatctaATCATATGATGATATGGACAAAACGCCTTGCATAAAAGCATTTTTGAAATTGCCCTTTAGAATCTGTTTTACCAACGGGGAAATTGTTTCTTATCTAGCACATAAAGTTTTTCAAAGATACTCTGACAAGTTGACTCATTTGAAGCTGGGCGAACTGTATGAAATGGTACAGGATTCCAGTCTCTAAAGCCCTTCTAAAGCCTCAGGTGAGGTTTGGCACTTGGTCATTGCCGTCTTGATCTTTTCAGCTACAAGTGAACTAAAAGAAAAGCGTATCTGTGAGGCCATAAAGATATTCAGTTAAGTAAAATGAGTGTCAGATCACTCATCAGAGTTGTGGGAGAAAACCTTTTGATCAGTATTTCTGGAAAGACGTTGACTGTTTTTTTCAATGAGAGTCTGCTTGAGCCAACGGTGGTATTGCACTTTGTTTCGCTTACTTGTTGGCCTCACATCTCAGGACCAGTGGCTATTTCTCTATAAGCAGCGGTTGGGGGTGTTTGGCGGAGCGGCTTCCATGTCGAGAATCTTATCATGATGGACAATCATCATGATGCTTTCAACCAATTTTTCTTCTACTATTTTATGATGGAAAAAATCCCCTCAATCCCCCCCTAGCATTGCCATTAATCTAAAATCAAGCAAAGATACCATTCAGAATGTGATTCTTGTGACTCTTCAGGTTTGGAGCATTTTACCATTCAAACAGTAGCAGAAACACAAGCCATTTCTCTGACTTTTACTTTGAAGGTGGCTCTTTTTAGACAGCTGTCACAGCTGTAAAACTTGAGCACATATGGGTCACACACAAGTCTATGATATCTCTGAACGGACATACGGGTGCCAAGtcccacacatacatacatacatccacgaTGAGACAAACAGCGATTACTTCTGTAACCTGCTACTCTGAGTTTCTGTATCCCTTCCTGACATTCATACTACCCATCTTAGCTGATACATTTCATGAAGCTCGGTGGATTTAGACTGCCTCGGTTTGAAAATGCCTCCCGCTTAAAGTAACTGATTGCGAAAAAAGTtacatgaataaaaataaatgtctaaaagATTACAGAATGCTGACAAAGTAATGGGTTCAGAGAGACATGTTCAGACTCCTGAGGTGTCTATCTTGTCCTTTGATGTctcttaaacaaaaaaaaaaacacagccttGATTTGTTCCTCAACGTGACTAGTAAACAATTAACTGAAAGATTATTGAGCGTCCACGTGTAAAGGGTGAGCCTCGTATTTTGGAAGTTATCTTAACACAAGTCACAAGACACACCGCCTCTGGATAAAAGTCCTACTTTTATTACTCCAATTATGACTTATTGTTTTGCAACTGGTTAATGTTTGTCCAGACGGCAGTTTGTGACTCTTGGCTGGTCTATGATTAACTGTGAGAACTCTGGGGAAAGGAGACTGATGGACACGGAATGCAGCTGTAAATAATACACAGTCTGGGTGAAAAGATAAAGAGTATCAGTTAAGGCAGTGCTGGGTGTCTAATGCTTGCGCTGGTCTGGTACACATCAACGTCTACCACAAAATTAGAGACACTTTGTGCCTGTATAATTCATATGTGATCTATGATGGTCCTCCTCTCACCTTGCAGCCCTCACAGGCGTGAACTCCATAGTGGTAGCCTGAGGCACGGTCAGCACACACTCGACACTCCAGATTGAgtgatgaggaggaagaggagaactcCTCCTGGCTGGTCACCGCACCATAAGCAACCGACGATGGGCTGGATGCTGGCGTCAGAGCATCTGAAAAGCACAAGCATGTGGGTTATTATTAACGTGCCACTAAACAATTACTCCAAACCAATGCTGCTGTTAATGGATGGCCAGCtaaaatgttgtgtgtgtgtgtgtgtgtgtgtgtagggttatttccttttcttttcgtCAACATATTCAAATAAATCAGACAGCCCATTTCTTTGGTATCTTAGCCGTCCTGTATGTACTGCTATCTTTAGGAAACTTCCCCTAATGGAAAACAATTGTGAATTTTGGGTCAGGGTTCCACACGGCTCAAGCCTCAACAGAAGCCTCGCGCATGACCGATCCACCTCCATGCTGAACAGTTTGAGACGTGTTCTCTTCATAAAATTCTGAatccttttctctctttaaGTCAGAGTCACCGTCTGGATTTAACTAAGCAAATACATATGACCCTCCCATTGGAAAAGCACTGCAGCGATTAACACCTGTCAGCTGGCAACAAGTTATCCAACTCGAAGTAGTGCAGCGAGTAGCTTCTCATTCCTTTAGCAACCACGTTGGAAGACAGATACTGTGTTCATAGTAAAGATATCTGTTACAGAGGGGTCAAATTATTTGTCTGCATTAAGCATATCATCATGCCACGTCCCTGCTGCACAGGCCTGTGGAGGCAGTGTTATGATCTTGCGTTGCTTTAGTAGGTCAAGTCTGGGCTTGGAAACTTTATTTGCCCAATTATGAGGTCAACTATGATGTCACTGCCTGGATGTATTGAATGACTAGCTTTTTatatcaattttttttgttccctGATGACATGAGCATATTCCAAAGTGACGATGCTGGAACTCATCGGGCTCGTCTTGTGAAAGAGTGTTTCAGGGAGCATTGCatgtcattttcacacatggactCCAGATCTTAATCCCCAAGAGAATGTACAACAGAACATTTTAGACTGAAGTCCGACTCTTTCATCATCAATACAAGACCGTAGGGAGAGGTTTGTGCAACTCTGGGGAAAGAAACCCCCCCCGCCACAATGAAGGTCTGCTGTTAAAGAAATAGTCCAAATGAATCTTAAAGTGTGcgactttttgctcttttttggcCAGACAGGGGTGTTAAAGTCCAGTAGACACTGTGCAATTTGTGACGGTTTCAGATGAGCGGTGACTAACAAGAATGAAAAATGATGATACCTTTGacaattgttttgtacatgaaatgtgctatacaaataaatttgactttgactttgaccacGATTAACACGGGTAACACTACATTGGACTGTGAGAGAGGTCCAAAGACCACCCTTGTAATGTTCCCGTGATCACAGATAGTCGAAGACACATTTCTGAGATTGTCCCAACCAATAGGAACGTAGCATGGAAAGGCATGCTGATCTAGATGAAACATATCCCCAttttctgcctcctcctcttaggcgtttcattttttcatgtttttttctccataCACATAAATAGCACGGCTGCAAGGACTCTGTGATTTCTTTGCTTCATTATTTATGGCCGAGAAGTGCAGGTGAATAGTTCACATCGTGACATTCGACGCTTCCTCAGCCAGCCGGCTACGTTTCAGCAGGTATCATCATCATATAACAAACATGATGTTGTCGCCAAGCTCACCTTTCCTATTGCACATTTTGGCTTGTAGTGAACCTGTCACAAGGCTAAGATTGCACAGTGTGTAGCTGCCTCAACACTCAGTGTCAACTAGTTGTTTTCTAGTGTGCCCCTGTTGTATGTCCCTTTCCTTGTAAAGctcagaaaatgtgtgtttgcctTGTTCATTTTTGTATTTCACCCATGGTGTGCACAAGTTAATATgtgaatacattttatttattttttttgctttattccACAGTGAAAGGGTATGAGATGATCATGTCACCACAACCGGACAACAAATGAACTGTCTGATTTAAGAAATCAATCTGgagtaaaaataaaagactgcAACTACAGCAGTTTTAATTAAAGCAACTCTCCCTTTTCATCTCCCTTTAGCAACGCACTGGTGAAATTTAAGTACAGTTTGACCTCTTTCCCCCAACAAAGACACACTGTTCCATCACAAGAGCTATCTACTCAGAGATATTAGCATGCTGGTGTGTTTTGCTACGAACGTTACAGCAATAGTAGCAGAAGGGATCATCCTCAAGGATGACGGGTCACAGGATTCACCATGGGTTGCCAGCAGTTTTGTATTTCCATCTTGTGAGGGGAACATGGTTGGTAGAACTTGCTTGGTACACAAGAAGCACAGAGGAAGTGGTACAAAACAGTGGCTCTAAGTCAAGCCACATGAGTTTAGGCGAGAGATGCCAGGACAGGGATAAGCAGCATTTGGCAGTGAGCTGTGTTCCTGCCTCGTGCAAATGCACATGTTTCAAGTGAGTAACGGCCAAGAAGAGTGTGCCAGTTTTGCATCTGCCCCCGTCTCTCACCGTTTCTGCACGAATAAACACCAGTAAATTCTAAACACCCTCTCACTGACTCTTCCATGACATCATCAAACATTTCAGTCATGCCTGCCACGTTCATCTCACTCATCTTCTCCCTGTTCTGCATTCACActctctttctttccctttaaatgtttatctctctgaaacagcttttTCACATGTTGCACAATGTTATTGAGCATAAATTTTCCAGACGTCCGTGTCTATTCAAGGGGACACACTGCAGAAAAGTAAATCTTTCCTGAGAGGTCGTGCATGCTGGCTGAGGAATGTGTGAATTCCTTGCTGGATACTGGGGCAAGGAGAAGGGCTTGCGAATGAAAGCAACGTCAAACAAGGGAAACAAAGTGtgggagaaaaataaaaatgaatagaaaGCACAGACAGGGATAAGAAGGAAGTGGGCCAGGAAAAGGAACTAAGAAGCAAGCCATTACAACATTAAGAAATAGGTCACTCAGACAGTGTGAATAAAGAAATAACTGTCAAAGTATTACAGGCTTGTTGTAGGTAATGACAGGAGGTTAAACAAGCCATAGTGTAATGAGGGATTTAGGGGCTAAATTAAGGGACCACAGCTCAGATAACAACAACAGTGCCCCGAATTACACTGAGCTGCTGTGGACATTTGACAACCTTGAAATGTTAGTGAGGAACCAAAACCAGCAATGTTTTCTAAGTATGTTACGAATAATCTTCCAAAAAATAGAAAACTAATTTTCACCTAGGACAGTGGAACCTTCAGAGCCGTTGCTGGAGGACTGGTATTCGGGGACATCAAAGGAGCTAAGCGCATCCTCGTCGATGGACTGGGAGATGTCCTGAAGCTCCTCCATGCCGCCCATGAAATCGTCTTCAGCACATAGGGGGCTGTCTAGCACCGAGTCCTCCAGAGGAGAGGGCGGATGGTAGTGGCTCTCCATGTCGACCATTGTGATGGAGGAGCGGGATGGCGGCACTGTCACTCATCAGACTAGAGACCAGAAACAAAGTTGAAACTTTATTATCATGTTGAGATACACAAAATTACTCCTCCGAACtcaacccatccaggttggcacctgttggaatacacatatgcacatgcacagggtcacacactcatagagacagatgccatattcACTGGAgaggtgggcagccattcacagcgcccagggagcagatgtggggggggggggtatggtgccttgctcaaggacacCTTGGTCATGGCAAAGAGGTGCACTGCCACCCCACCAGCTGTTAGTTCACCAATCTTTGGGCAGTGAAAGCGGGAAACGAACCGccaaaattcagatttttggacgacccactctactACTGAGCCTGTGGAGGGGAAAAAGGAAAGGGTGGAGGGAAAAAGAGGTGATATGGAAACAGACAGGCAGATAAAGGAAAACAAGATGATTTCCAAGATCATCTCTGCCTTGatttcaacaaacttaaaggagccactttgtgctgctttagTTTTTCCCTATTACTTAAGTCAGTTTTAACGAGTTTGTACCcgtacagttaaaaaaaaaaaaaaagaaaaaatcagcaaaaattgaaaaagctgaagaagTTATTCTATCCCACAAAAACACTCATCCCGAGCTTGTGGAGGCccaggattttcttttgttaCTCATCTTCATTCTCATGAAACAAACTGGCAGTATACCTGCCTAGCAGCTACATCGGTATGCCTCAAACAAAAAAGTAGCAGCTGTCTGGTAAACTCCCATTTCTGACTAATCCAATCACCAATTAGGGCAGACTGGACGTTACGTGCGAGGGGGGCCTTGACGATGACAATCATTAGGCTGAGATATCTCACTGAATCAAGAGAAAATTTTGACATGCTGGTCACATTGAATCAAACTGTTGATATTTCCATATGTTGAGTGGTGAATTGACAGACTAACAGTCAGTGAAGTGATAACATTATCAGCATCAACACCACATAGTACTACTCTATTATCTTTAAGTGCTCATGACTCAACTGGGCACTGACTAATACACATTCAGGTCCAATGAGTAGGACTGACGCAATGTGTGATGATCGCCCACACCAACAGATAATAAACATAAGTCAGGAGGTTAGGGAAAAAGAGCAGCAAAGAGTCATCGCTGTTGAAGTTCCAGCTTTTCGGTGCAGGAGCCAGAGCTTTGGAGGGTTGAAATAGAGAGGAACAAGTCAGGCTGTGGCTCCGAAACAAAACTGGAACTGCTTTGGTGGAAAAACCTCCTCAGTTAGTCACTCTAAATACAGTAACAGAAATCCAACCTTTGTAGTACTGTATGAAGAGTACGATAGAGGAACAACAGAGTGAAACACAGACATAGGTAGGAATATAAATCACTGGGCTGGCTAAAGCTGAGCTGAGATAGCAAGGCTGGGTCTGGGTTAGCTCACAGAGACATGACAGGTCGTTGGCATACACAGCTGATGAATGCAATTGTGCTGAATGACACAGTGGGGACATGGGAGGAGCTATGAGGCCTACATGAAAGTTTATAAAGAAGCGGACTTGGCTGGCTTATGTCAAGAGTGTCAAAAGGGATGGACTACGTATCCCATGGTAGATGCATACATCTGCATGTAAACTTGGGACACTCTTCACCAAACCATTTTTCATCAGGCCCTGCAAAGAACATCAAACAAGAGGAAGAAAGTGACAGTCAGATGAGAGTGTTAGCATAACTACGAGACAGCAGCTGCCGGTTGTTCTGCCATTCCTCACATTAACACATGACCGCCTTTAGCATAACCTTAACTTGTCCTACACCGTGTTATGTACTATGCAGGCTATTTAAGAAAAGAGACATTGTattctgcaaaaaaaataaaaaataaaaaatctgatttCACTGTTCTCTTTCAGCCTATTTAAAAAGATTGTACAACAGAAATGTATGGTATTTGCATATAGTTTTGATTTGAGTCCAAGATTATAATAAAATGGATACAGTACAAATTATTCTTTGTGTTATATTTATCTCAGAAATAAAATCACCTCACTTTCAATATGATTTTACTTCAAATAGTAGACAAATATAGATGTAAGGAAGGATCCCTACTAGTTGGATCCCTGTTAGTGACTAGCTCAGTAACATGCCTGAAATGTAGAAAAGTATGCATTAACAACACCCAGACAAGACCTAATTCAAGGTTTGGTCGTGTGGAATGCTTCGGATGCATGCAACATGCATGATCAGTGAGTCATCTGTTAAAACTACACA
This genomic interval from Odontesthes bonariensis isolate fOdoBon6 chromosome 7, fOdoBon6.hap1, whole genome shotgun sequence contains the following:
- the pparab gene encoding peroxisome proliferator-activated receptor alpha b; the protein is MVDMESHYHPPSPLEDSVLDSPLCAEDDFMGGMEELQDISQSIDEDALSSFDVPEYQSSSNGSEGSTVLDALTPASSPSSVAYGAVTSQEEFSSSSSSLNLECRVCADRASGYHYGVHACEGCKGFFRRTIRLKLEYDKCERRCKIQKKNRNKCQYCRFQKCLAVGMSHNAIRFGRMPQSEKLKLKAEMVTGDMEVEDPQLADQKTLARQIYEAYLKNFNMNKAKARTILTGKTSTPPFVIHDMETLQLAEQTLVAKMVGSAGALKDREAEVRIFHCCQCTSVETVTELTEFAKSVPGFSNLDLNDQVTLLKYGVYEALFAMLASSMNKDGLLVAYGSGFITREFLKSLRRPFSEMMEPKFQFAMKFNALELDDSDMALFVAAIICCGDRPGLVNVAHIEAMQESIVQVLQLHLLANHPDDTFLFPKLLQKLADLRQLVTEHAQLVQEIKKTEDTSLHPLLQEIYRDMY